The region CCACAGCCCGCCCCAGAACAGCGGCTTGTAGATCTCCGGCGACTGCACGGAGACCGGCGCCATGACGCCGAGCTTCTGGCTGAGCCCCACCGCGAACATGATGTGGCTCAGGACCACCACGGCCAGCGCGCCGACTACCCCCGACGCGAAGCAGATCGCCACCCGCTGCATCACAGTCATAGCGAAGACTCCTTTCTGCGGAGATCGTCACTTGCTGCGCCCGTCGGTCTCGAAGCATCTGGCCAAAGGAAGGCTCTGTCAAGGCAGGCCTCCGCGAGCGACAAGACAGAAAATGCGCGATAATTGGCGGCGATGCGCCGCTCGTCCTCCTTCGGCTCGCTGACCCTCGCCCTCGTCCTGCTCTTGGCGGCGCGTCTGGCCGCCGCGGCGCCCGCCCCGCCCACCGCCGAGGAGCTGGCCCGCCACGTCGCCGCGCTCACCGCGCCCGAGATGGAGGGGCGCGGATCCGCCACCGAGGGCGGCGAGCGCGCCGCGCGGTATCTCGCGTCGGCACTGGCGGCCATGGGGCTCAAGCCCGGAGGCGATAACGGGACCTGGCGCCAGTCCTTCGTGGTGCGCAAGGGGGTACGCGTGGCGCCGGGCGCGGCGCTCGCCCGCGTCGGCGGCGCGCCGCTCACCGTGGGCCAGGACTGGATGCCGCACGGGGGATCTCAGGCGGGCGAGGTCGAAGGAGACGTGGTCTTTGCGGGATCGGGCGGCGACTACGCCGGCGTGGACGTTCGGGGGAAGATCGCGCTGGTACTGGAGGACGGGGGCACCTCGCGGCTCGAGAAGCTGATCGCGGCCCGACACGCCGGCGCCGCCGCCGTCCTCGTCGTGGCGTCCGCCCTGCCCAGTGTCGAGCGTACGGCCGCGCCGGTGGCGATCCACTCGGCCACGCTGACCTCGGGCGCGGTGGATGCCCTGCTCGCCCCCAGCGGCTGGACCCACGCGAAGCTGATCCAGACGCGCGCGGCGACGCCGGGCACGGCCGTGACGACGGGCGCGCGCGTGCGCCTCAGCGTGCGCCTCGAGGCCTCCGATCGGCGCGCGGACAACGTGATCGGTCTCCTGCCCGGCACGGATTCCGCGCTCGCCGGTGAAGCCGTCGTGGTCGGGGCGCACTACGATCACCTCGGGCGCGTGAACGGCGCGGTCTACCCGGGCGCTGACGACAACGCCTCCGGCACCGCCATGGTGCTGGGACTGGCCCGCGCCTTCGCCGCCACGGGCGGCGCGCCGCGCACGATGATCTTCGCGCTCTTTTCCGGCGAGGAGGTGGGCTTGCTCGGTTCGGGCCACTACGTGGCGCACCCGACGGTGCCGCTCGACCGCACGGTCGCGATGGTGAACTTCGACATGGTCGGGCGCCTGCGCGACAACCGCGTCAGCGTGAGCGGCATCGAGAGCGCGGCGGGGCTCCGTGCGGCGGTCGCCGCGGCCGGCGCCGGCTCCACGCTGAAGCTCGACCTCCGCGACTCGCCCCACGGCCCCTCCGACCACGCGCGCTTCTACACGGCAGGGGTGCCCGTCGTCTTCTTCAATACCGGGCGCCACGACG is a window of Candidatus Methylomirabilota bacterium DNA encoding:
- a CDS encoding M28 family peptidase — protein: MRRSSSFGSLTLALVLLLAARLAAAAPAPPTAEELARHVAALTAPEMEGRGSATEGGERAARYLASALAAMGLKPGGDNGTWRQSFVVRKGVRVAPGAALARVGGAPLTVGQDWMPHGGSQAGEVEGDVVFAGSGGDYAGVDVRGKIALVLEDGGTSRLEKLIAARHAGAAAVLVVASALPSVERTAAPVAIHSATLTSGAVDALLAPSGWTHAKLIQTRAATPGTAVTTGARVRLSVRLEASDRRADNVIGLLPGTDSALAGEAVVVGAHYDHLGRVNGAVYPGADDNASGTAMVLGLARAFAATGGAPRTMIFALFSGEEVGLLGSGHYVAHPTVPLDRTVAMVNFDMVGRLRDNRVSVSGIESAAGLRAAVAAAGAGSTLKLDLRDSPHGPSDHARFYTAGVPVVFFNTGRHDDYHKPSDTADRIDAAGMARIGAVAVRLTDELVATPRLVYAQVAPSAGRRPPEAPGAQAGSGAFLGVALDGRGESDGLRLGSIVPNTGAAHAGLREGDVLVRIGDGTIDSFDDLRKALARQAPGDTVRVVFLRDGQDQTVSVTLGTRP